The following proteins come from a genomic window of Vibrio vulnificus NBRC 15645 = ATCC 27562:
- a CDS encoding ATP-dependent endonuclease, with protein sequence MLLERIEISGFRGIRRLSLSFDELTTLIGENTWGKSSLLDALSVALPTDAELYQFKMSDFHVDYSISHPQTQHLQIVLCFRSTDRHETKAGRYRRLKPIWCQDDNGDHRIFYRISATREGYDITTHYAFLNNDGSTKALHHSEKIAQELMSLHPVIRLRDSRRFPEITNGSNGKNARIEKRIDNTCRRLLAIPGHVNKGEMRSSLNSMHSLVDHYFSFKSPTRNDPRKPRDGLFYNATSADKNLSQFIKETNNKQTRLLLMGLLNAYLQAKGPSDLRRCARPILIIEDPEGRLHPTHLARAWSLLQMLPMQKILTTNSGALLGSVPLYSIRRLIRQSDKTVAKSIQPQRFSVDELRRIGFHIRFHRSGALFARCWLLVEGETEVWLFNELANQCGYNLAAEGVQIIEFAQSGLRSLIKVAKAMGIDWHVVTDGDAAGKKYAATVKSMLGHDQERHRLTELPDHDIEHFLYNHGFDKFFKDLIKIPYEHPIPAKKVVNKVLKKHAKPDLALSIVSHCEENGIECIPVLLRWTLKRIVTMANGNT encoded by the coding sequence ATGCTTTTAGAACGAATTGAAATCTCCGGTTTTCGCGGCATACGGCGGTTATCTCTTTCTTTTGATGAGCTCACTACCCTGATTGGTGAAAACACTTGGGGCAAATCGTCACTTTTGGACGCTCTTTCCGTCGCTCTTCCGACAGATGCTGAGTTATACCAATTCAAGATGTCTGATTTTCACGTCGATTATTCCATCTCACATCCTCAAACACAGCATCTACAAATTGTGCTCTGCTTCCGTTCTACCGATAGACATGAGACAAAAGCAGGACGTTACCGACGCCTTAAGCCTATTTGGTGTCAGGACGACAATGGCGATCATAGAATTTTCTACCGCATTAGTGCGACCCGAGAAGGTTACGACATCACGACGCACTATGCATTTTTAAATAACGACGGTTCAACCAAAGCGCTTCATCATTCCGAAAAGATCGCACAAGAGCTCATGTCTCTGCATCCGGTCATTCGCTTGCGAGATTCACGTCGATTCCCCGAAATTACCAATGGTTCAAATGGTAAAAATGCCCGCATTGAAAAACGGATTGATAATACCTGTCGTCGCTTGTTAGCAATACCGGGCCATGTAAACAAAGGCGAGATGCGCAGCAGTTTAAACTCCATGCATTCGTTGGTCGATCACTATTTTTCTTTTAAAAGCCCGACCCGTAATGACCCACGTAAGCCACGCGATGGCCTGTTTTATAACGCGACGTCTGCAGACAAAAATCTTAGTCAATTCATTAAGGAAACCAACAACAAGCAAACACGTTTGCTGTTGATGGGATTGTTAAATGCCTATTTGCAAGCCAAGGGCCCAAGTGATTTACGTCGCTGCGCTCGTCCTATCTTGATCATTGAAGATCCTGAAGGCCGACTCCATCCAACGCACTTGGCTCGCGCATGGAGCTTGTTGCAAATGTTGCCCATGCAAAAAATCCTCACCACCAACAGCGGCGCATTGCTGGGTTCTGTTCCACTCTACTCCATTCGTCGTCTCATCCGGCAGTCCGATAAAACGGTTGCCAAAAGCATCCAACCACAGCGTTTCAGTGTGGATGAGTTGCGTCGAATCGGTTTCCACATTCGTTTCCATCGATCTGGGGCTCTTTTCGCTCGTTGCTGGTTGTTAGTAGAAGGTGAAACGGAAGTTTGGCTGTTCAATGAACTGGCCAACCAATGTGGATACAACTTGGCGGCAGAAGGCGTGCAAATTATCGAGTTTGCCCAATCCGGATTACGCTCACTGATCAAAGTGGCGAAGGCGATGGGAATCGATTGGCATGTGGTGACAGATGGTGATGCAGCAGGCAAGAAATACGCTGCAACGGTGAAAAGCATGCTCGGACACGATCAAGAACGTCATCGACTTACTGAGTTGCCCGATCACGACATAGAACATTTTTTATATAATCATGGCTTTGATAAATTCTTTAAGGATCTCATCAAAATTCCTTATGAACATCCTATTCCTGCCAAAAAGGTCGTGAACAAGGTACTTAAGAAACACGCAAAACCCGATCTGGCCTTGTCGATTGTTTCCCACTGTGAAGAAAACGGCATTGAGTGTATCCCTGTATTACTGCGCTGGACACTAAAGCGTATTGTCACCATGGCCAATGGCAACACCTAA
- a CDS encoding DUF1097 domain-containing protein has translation MSTLVAISLTTGILSGLWGWIAISLGLLSWAGFLGCTSYFASPNSGLKGLAESLLTNMSGVFWAMVIIYGSTYAGLEILGYVITALVAFAMCIQAKQTWLAYIPGTFIGSCATFAADGNWQLVVPSLLLGGVFGYLMKASGLWLHQKSSAAQLARQA, from the coding sequence ATGAGTACATTAGTCGCTATATCACTAACCACTGGTATTTTGTCTGGATTATGGGGATGGATTGCCATCTCACTTGGCCTCTTATCATGGGCTGGCTTTCTGGGTTGTACCAGCTACTTCGCTTCACCTAATTCTGGGTTGAAAGGGCTAGCGGAAAGCTTGCTGACAAATATGTCTGGTGTTTTTTGGGCGATGGTCATCATTTATGGCTCCACGTATGCTGGCCTAGAAATTCTAGGTTATGTCATTACAGCCTTGGTGGCATTTGCGATGTGTATTCAAGCGAAACAAACGTGGTTGGCCTATATTCCAGGCACTTTCATCGGTTCTTGTGCAACGTTTGCAGCAGATGGCAATTGGCAGCTAGTTGTGCCATCTCTGTTATTAGGCGGTGTGTTTGGGTACTTGATGAAGGCCTCTGGTTTGTGGTTACACCAGAAATCATCCGCTGCACAGCTTGCTCGACAAGCATGA
- a CDS encoding LysR substrate-binding domain-containing protein produces MRYSLKQLAVFDAVADTGSVSQAADKLALTQSATSMSLAQLEKMLGRPLFERQGKQMALTHWGMWLRPKAKRLLQDAQQIEMGFYEQHLLSGEIRLGASQTPAEHLVPDLISIIDNDFPEMRISLGVKSTNGVIEGVLDYRYDLGIIEGRCDDNRLHQEVWCRDHLTVVASANHPFAKRETVSLAQLEQARWVLREHGSGTRKIFDSSIHHLVEDLDVWREYEHVPVLRSLVENGSYLTCLPYLDVERHIEAGRLVALNVPDLHMERTLSFIWRADMAENPLVECIKREGLRMMKGKPSVL; encoded by the coding sequence TTGCGTTATTCGTTAAAACAGTTGGCCGTTTTTGATGCGGTCGCTGATACAGGAAGTGTGAGCCAAGCGGCTGACAAACTCGCTTTAACTCAATCGGCAACCAGTATGTCTCTTGCACAATTAGAGAAGATGTTGGGACGGCCTTTGTTTGAGCGACAAGGAAAACAAATGGCTTTAACCCATTGGGGGATGTGGTTAAGGCCAAAAGCGAAGCGATTACTCCAAGATGCCCAACAAATAGAAATGGGCTTCTACGAGCAACATTTACTGAGCGGAGAGATTCGTCTAGGGGCGAGTCAGACTCCTGCAGAACACCTTGTGCCAGACCTCATCAGCATAATTGATAATGACTTTCCTGAGATGCGTATTTCTCTCGGGGTGAAGAGTACCAATGGGGTTATTGAAGGCGTGCTGGATTACCGCTACGACCTAGGGATTATAGAAGGGCGCTGTGATGACAACCGTCTACATCAAGAAGTCTGGTGCCGTGACCATTTAACCGTCGTTGCTTCAGCAAATCATCCTTTTGCCAAACGTGAAACCGTGAGTTTGGCGCAGCTCGAACAAGCGCGATGGGTATTACGAGAACATGGCTCAGGTACGCGCAAAATTTTTGATAGCTCGATTCACCACTTGGTCGAAGATCTTGATGTGTGGCGTGAATACGAGCACGTTCCGGTACTCAGAAGCCTGGTGGAAAATGGTTCCTATTTGACTTGCTTGCCTTATCTTGACGTAGAACGCCATATTGAGGCGGGGAGGTTGGTCGCACTGAATGTTCCGGACCTCCATATGGAGCGAACGCTCTCTTTTATATGGCGAGCAGATATGGCTGAAAACCCGCTAGTAGAATGCATTAAGCGTGAGGGATTGAGAATGATGAAAGGAAAACCATCAGTTTTATAA